In one window of Streptomyces sp. NBC_01224 DNA:
- a CDS encoding GNAT family N-acetyltransferase produces the protein MAPADAHTDAGTGPAPQADTGAEDTLDLPLSEELLALFGEDTPATATRPQPPNASASSEPDEAGPATGTQATMRRSAASDLLDRPADWGPVTTPAGVFQLVPVRVERDLAVISRWMNDPAVAAFWELAGSESVTADHLRPQLDGDGRSVPCLGVLAGVPMSYWEIYRADLDPLARHYPARPHDTGIHLLIGGVNNRGRGVGTTLLRAVSDLVLDNRPLCARVVAEPDLRNTPSVSAFLSAGFRFSAEVELPDKRAALMLRDRTHRAQL, from the coding sequence GTGGCTCCCGCCGATGCGCACACCGACGCCGGTACCGGCCCTGCCCCACAGGCCGACACAGGTGCCGAGGACACCTTGGACCTGCCGCTCTCCGAAGAACTCCTCGCGCTGTTCGGCGAGGACACACCCGCCACCGCGACACGCCCCCAGCCGCCGAACGCGTCCGCGTCATCCGAACCGGACGAAGCGGGCCCGGCCACAGGCACGCAGGCAACCATGCGCAGGTCGGCCGCCTCGGATCTGCTCGACCGCCCTGCCGACTGGGGACCGGTCACCACCCCGGCCGGAGTGTTCCAACTCGTCCCCGTGCGAGTGGAACGCGATCTCGCCGTGATCAGCCGCTGGATGAACGACCCCGCAGTCGCCGCATTCTGGGAACTCGCCGGATCCGAATCCGTCACAGCCGACCATCTGCGCCCCCAACTCGACGGTGACGGACGCAGCGTCCCGTGCCTCGGCGTGCTGGCAGGCGTTCCCATGAGCTACTGGGAGATCTACCGCGCGGATCTCGATCCGCTGGCGCGCCACTACCCCGCTCGGCCGCACGACACCGGAATCCACCTGCTCATCGGCGGTGTGAACAACCGCGGACGCGGGGTCGGTACCACCCTGCTCCGGGCCGTCTCCGACCTCGTACTCGACAACCGTCCCCTGTGCGCACGTGTTGTGGCGGAGCCCGACCTGCGTAACACCCCTTCCGTTTCCGCTTTCCTCAGCGCAGGCTTCCGCTTCTCCGCAGAAGTCGAACTCCCCGACAAACGAGCCGCCCTGATGCTCCGCGACCGAACCCACCGTGCCCAGCTGTGA